CCGAACCGCCCGGGCGATTTTACCGCGGTCACCGTTACGAGCGCCTTTTCGTTTTTATGAAAATCAACAAGCGCTAGCACATCCACATTACTTACGCCGTCCCCGTATGTCATTAAGAATGTATCGTCCCCTATATACTCGCGCGCGCGCTTTAGTCGTCCTCCTGTGAGCGTTTTTTCTCCAGTATCAATAAGCGTTACGCGCCAGTCTTCAATGCCGTTTTTAATAACTTCCAATTTTTGATTGAGTACATCAATCGTTACATCGGACTTACGGAGAAAATAATTGGAAAAATAGTCCTTGATAACATCCGACTTATATCCGCACAAGATTACAAAATCTTTATATCCAAAATGAGCATACATCTTCATGATGTGCCACAAGATAGGTTTTCCGCCTATTTCTACCATCGGCTTGGGACGGACCGCGGTTTCTTCGCTGATTCGCGTTCCGTATCCCCCAGCCAATATGACCACTTTCGTGTTTTTCGTATCGTTCGTTTCCATGATTACGGATTAATAATTGATAAAAATGTATTGCTTGACCTTCTCCAGTCAAAATTCTTCGCCCATGCAACAGCATTGCCGCTCATGACATTGCGCAACTTTCTGTCACGCATAATGAGCCCTATCCGTTCCGCAAATTCCTTGCTGCTCCCATATGAAACAAGATATCCAGTATCTGCGTTTTTTACTGAGTCACGAAGACCCGGCACATCAGACGCAACAATGGGTGTTCCGCAGGCATTCGCCTCTATTGTAGTGATTCCCCACCCCTCCATAAGAGACGGATTCACCATAACCCACGCCCTTTGAAGCAAACGGATTTTTTTCTCTTCGGACACGCGCCCTTTAAATTCAACCGCGCGGCTCAACCCCAGATCAACAGTAAGACGCTTGAGATACCCCTCTTCTTCACCAGACCCCGCAATGACAAGCCTCGCATCCGGAATGTCTTCTAACACGATTTTAAATGCGCGCAATAAGACATCGATCGATTTATATGCCTTCAACCGCCCGAGATAGAGCACCATCGGAACCTCTGATTTTTCTGCTGTGTGTAGAGCATGCGGATCAATACCGGGATGGACCACCTCAACGCTTTTTACTTTGAAGCCCAGCTGTTGAATATCGTGCCTGCTTGATTCAGACACCGTGATAAAACGGATATTGCGGTATACGAACGGCATCATGTCTTTTTCTAAGAAACGCGCGAACATGGAAAGCGGCGCAATAAGCGAATGGCGAAATACATCCTGATGAACGTGATGCATCAAACAATATATGGGCACGCCCGCATATATAGGCGTAAAGAACGGAATCCCGTTATGACAATCAACAATCATGTCGTATTTGCCACGAAATCGGAATATATAATATAACAGCGCAAACGCGTACACCGTATAAAACCCTCCTCGACGCACTATATGGACGCCCTCAACCATTTCTTCTCCCTTATTCTTTCCATCGTTCCCGCAAAAAAGTGTTACTGCGTGACCCTCTTTTACCCAATTACGCGCGAGCTGCTCAATATAAAGCTCGGCGCCACCGGCAAATACATGCTTCATGTCGCGCCAATTAAATACAAGTATACGTTTCCGTCCCGCTTTGAACGGCGGCACCAGTATCCGTCCAAAGAATACGCCAAACAAATCACGCACTGCCTGCCCCACAAACCGCAGATATGTTTCTGCAACATGCATTATGCTTACAGCCGCGCTTCCAACAGCACTTGATATAAAAATAATGCGCACAATTTCGGCAATAGAGCTGTGATACGCACTTATTCCAGCAGCCATAACTAGCGCAAACGCAAACGCAACAACAGCATATCTATATTTTTTTAACGCCAGATTGTACATGACAAGCGAATTAACAACGGTAAAGAGAGCTATCGCAAGTCCATACGTTGTTACATATGGAAGTACAGCAAGCGCCTTCGCGCCAAAAAGAAGCGGCGCAAAAAAAGAGCCAAGCGGACCAAGTAATATAAATCCGATAGCGCTAAAAATTGCGGTTGCGCCAAATAATATGTGGAATGTCTTTTTAGTATCTTCTCGCAATCCTTCTTCTCGAGACACAAGAGTAATCATAAACACCGTTGGGAGCGCGCCAAGGAAATATATGATTTTTCCAATAAGAGAAAGGAGCGCATATTCCCCGGCTGCTTGGGGAGGCAAGAAGTGTTTTACCAAAACAATATCTATCGATAAAAATAAAGTCGCTGAAAGCCCAGTAAGAAGAGCTGCGCCGAAAAACGCGCCTGGAAACTCCTGGCGCTTATACTGCGTCTCATTTGGCGCATGGTCCATCGTGCGAGCCATAATGATGGTCGCCACAACAGCGGAAAGCGCGATAGATATGGGAATAGAAAGATATACCAATTCATGAGCGTCAGCGTATACAAACAAAGCCGCGCTTAAAAACTTTATTAGTGCTTCAAGTAATGAAACAATGCCCACTGCAGCAAACAAAAGCCTCCCCTTAAGATATCCGCGCCCGATTGATGCGAGAATGCCGAATGAAAACACCGGCGTAAACAGAATGAACACTGATATGTTTCCTATATTGAAGAAGTCTGCAAGAAAAGAAGACGCAATAAGCCACACAATGGAAATACCTCCGGCAATAATAATGCTCCGCGTAATAACTGACGACACAAACGAAGAAATATATTGTTCTTTTTTCTCCGCATGTAAAAATGCGCTTTTGTGATTTACGGTCGTGGACAACGCAGTCATAAAAATAAGAGAGATAGACCAAATCGTATTCACAAAGATCACCACGCCGAGTTCTTCAAAATTAAGCACGCGCCCTAAAAATGCATTAAAGAAAAAGTTTATAGCATTTGAAGCCATCATGGCGGCAACAAGAAACGTGGCGCCTGAAAGCGCATGTCCCCACGATCTGGGGAGGTGCTGGCTTATCGCGTGTAATCCGCCTGACCCAAGAATGCGGATACGCGCCACCACAAGCGCAAGCATTCTTTGTACAAATAACATTTGGTCAGGAGCAACGACATGCGCATATACCAATGACCAAGCGCGTTCTATTGCCCGAAGCCAGGGAGACGCAAAATGCAAAACCCCTACATACATCGGAGGACTTACCCATGGCAAATTATTACGAAAAGGGTTTTCTTCAGAAGCAGAAAGAGCGGGGATTGTATTGGAGGCTGTTTGCGTTTTTGGTCCATTTTTTGTCTTTTTTAAATGAAGCCCGTGTACTGTTTTTTCCCAAAAGTGAGGCTTTACCATGAGCTGCCAGAGAGCCATAACCGCGGCAACGCTCATAAAGAACCAGTATACAGGAATAAGAAACACATATTTGATTACCGACCAATGACCGCGCTTTGCGCATCCGATCATGTAATAATAAAAATAAAGAAAATTTCCAAAGATAAGAGAAAATCCGGCCATATAAAAAATAACGGACGGATAGATCGACTCAATAGTAGACCCAACAAGAGCATATAACGCAAAATACGAAATAGTAGCGACCCATAAGATTGGGTTGATAAGCATAAACGCAACCTTTCCTCCTACATTCAACTGGAATAAGAACATGTGTCCTCCTGTTGTTTTCCAAAACGCAAATGGGTTGCGCATATGCACAAGATAGCTTTGAATATATCCTTTTATCCACCGCGAACGCTGACGCACCCAATTCCACGCGTTACTATTCGCCTCTTCATATGTTATTGAATCAATAATTGCCGTGCGGTACCCATGGCGGAATAAACGAGCGCCCAGATCACAATCCTCGGTTACATTAAACGGGTCCCACCCGCCGAGCTCGCGAAGATCTTGCGCGCGAAAGTGATTGCTTGTTCCTCCAAGCGGAATATATGTATTTACCGACTGCAATCCGGGAAGGACAACATCAAACCACAACGAATATTCCGCAGTAAACAGGCGCGTTAACAGGTTTTGGTTGTGATTATAATAATTTAACTTCCCCTGAAGGCATTTTACCTGGGTGGAAACTTGCCGAAAGCCAAGAAATGCTTTCTTCAATTGCTTTGGTTCGGGAATGTCTTCGGCGTCATAAATAACTAAATATTCCCCACGAGCAAGAGAAATCCCGTAATTGCATGCCTTTGGCTTTGTCTTTGGTTCCGAATGCGGAACAATAATGGTCCGCACATAGGACGGAAGGTTCATAGACCCGGCTACCTGGATTGTTTCCGTATCATTTTCTTCAAGAAGTAACAGCACATCTAACTTGTCTTTCGGCCAATCAAGCGCGCCCATCGCCTCCAAGAAGCCGGGAAGAATTTTTGCTTCTTTATATAGCGGGCAAAGCACCGTATAAACAGGAAGGTCTTTTTCAGACACACAAGACAATTGGTCATCTGAAAATACTATCTCGGGGGGAGTGCGCAAGCTTCGCGCAACCAAAAAAAGATTGAAAAACACATCAAAAAAATAGAGCGCTGACAAGCACGCCATAAGACCAATGGCCGCATACAAAGGCGACATAATAAAGGCGCCGGCAAGCAATATAAGCACGAATGCCATGACCACCTTCTGCCAAAATGTTGTTGTAATAATGGCAGACCTGGAATACGGTAATGTGCTGTGCGTGATAAAACGCTTTCCTTTGTACGCATAGCCCGCACCGATCATAGAAGGCGGGTTTTCGGCAAGAATCCTGAATGGTTTTTTCTTACGAAATTTCAACGCGAACGCATTCCATCCGATTTCCGCCATCGCTGAGAGCATGTGTATTTTTGATTCACCTTCCGCGCGCTCCTGGAATATAAAATCAATGGTTCCGATACGATATCCTGCTTCGCGCGCGTTTATTAAAAATTCGAGATCAAATGTCCATGGTGACGGGTCTATGGTGATTTCTTTTATGACTTGCGTGCGGAATACTTTTAGGCCCGACTGCACGTCACACGAAAACCCATGAAGTACGCGGCCAAATACAAAGCGGAATGTCTTGCTGGCAATTTTGCGCATAATGCTCAAATCTTTTTCTATACGATCAGCAACAACAATGTCGACCTCACCCCCCTGTATCGTCTGCATCATGCCCGGTATGCATTCAGGAATATACTGGAGATCGGCATCTATCATACAAGTAAGCTCATATGATGCGTACGCGAATCCCTCAAGCAATGAAAATGCCTTTCCGGGTCTTCCCTTTTTTATATGAAGCTGCACCGGATATGTAAGAGCAAGTTCTTTTATCCGCTCGCGTGTTTCGTCGGTAGAATGATCATCAATAAAAATAACCTCATATGATATTCTATGAGGCCCCAATGCACTATGGATACGCTCAACCAGAGGCCGAACATTTCCTTCTTCATTCAGCGTCGGTACGACTATGGAAATTGCCGTTTTTGTCATCAGAAAAAACCTTGTATTAATTGGCCATATTATTACATATTTTAAGTCGTTTGTCAATAACAGAAAAAGTCCCCTTATATAGAAGAAAATTGCTTGATATAATAGAAGAAAACCCCAAAGATGAACGCTAACCCAGGGGAAACTATTCCGCTAAAAGCGGAATACGGTTTAGCGTTCATCTTCAGGGTCTTTTTTGTTTGGGAAAATAATACCAAATATACTAAAAGATGTCAATATTCCGGACCTGCCTCCCTTGCAATTATTCTTTTCTTGGAGTATAACGGTTACAAAAAATGTTTTTGGAGGGGCTATGAGATACGGGGAGAAGCCGTTCAGAACCTTACAAATATTAGAGGAAAATAAATTCTTCACTATTACTATATCCAACCCGCCGGTTAATGCGCTCTCAAAGGAAGTGCGCCACGAATTGCGAAGAGCGCTTGAGTGCGCATCAGGCAAAAGCTGGGTAGAAGCAATTTTCATACGGGGCGAGCATAATTTTTTCAGCGCAGGCGCAGACATACATGCGCTCAAAGAAATCTCAGAAAAAAAAGAAGCGGGCGCCGGAAGGTCGTTTTCCCGCTGTGGCCAAGAACTTGTACGCTACATTCAGAAATACAAAAAGATATATGGCAAGCCCATCATCGCCCATATAAATGGATATGCATTGGGCGGAGGACTAGAACTTGCCCTTGCATGCAATACTATATTTGCCGAAGAAAGAAGCATTCTCGGGTTTCCTGAAGTAACGCTCGGACTTATACCGGCCTGGGGAGGAACAATACATCTTTTCTCACGATGCAAAAACCCACCGGATGCCCAAAAAATGATAACTGAAGGTACGCTCATTCCCGCAAAAGAAGCGCTTCGTATGGGAATCATAGACAGCATAAATGTCTTCGGAAATGATTCAATGCTGCCGATGCCCGACCTGCACACGCCCGCACCGCTTGCGAACTTTTTTCTTAAAAAAATATATTTCGGAAAAAAATTTAATGAAAGCATCGCGTACGATTTTGCATTTGACCGCGAATCTATGGCGTTTGACTTTCTTGCATCTCAAAATGACGCCCGCGAAGGCATAAACGCGTTTCTTGAAAAACGCGAACCGCAATTCAAACATCTGGAGATGGACATAAAAAAATAAAAACTATCCCCTCCTCGCGCAATGAGGGGATTTTTTGTGGACAAAAAAATATGTTGTGCTATTTTTAAAACGGTTCATTAAAAACAAAGGAGAAGACAATGGATACGCGGGAAAAACGAAAAACGTACGCGCTTCTTTTTTCGGACAGCCATATTGGTTCTGATCTTTGCCGAGCGCGATATCTCCACCGGATTCTCAAACAATGGGAATGCGAACTGCTTATTATCGTAGGGGATTTGTTTGACCACGCAAATTTAAAATCAATAAACAGCAAGTTCCTGAGCGCTCCTCGTCTTGATAAAAACCCAAACCGATTGCATTCGGGAGAATGGAAGCTGCTGGATGAAATCCGCCGAAGGACAAAAGGAAACGAGGGCATCTGGATAGAAAACGAAAAAATAACAAACAAAAACCCGTCGGACCAAGTCATTTGGGTGGAGGGCAACCACGACGAAGGACTTATGTGGATTATGCCGTTCTTTCTCGGAACAAAAGCAGTACAGGCATATTCTTTTTCTCTCGGAGAAAAAGAATTTCTGGTTATTCACGGCCATCAGTTTGACGATATTATGACAAGCTACCCCTGGCTCACCGAAATTGCCTGCATCTTTTATAGGAACATCCAGCGGCTTGATATGCGATATAAATGGAACCTCTCTCGGTTCTTCAAACACCGCGCACAGCGCTGGAAACGCATTACCGAAAAAGTAGAACAGGGTTCGTCTGAATACGCGCATGAACAAGGCGCAACGCATGTTATCTGCGGACACACCCATTTTGCTGAAGTGGGCAAAATAATGGAAAACGGCGTTGTATACCTGAATACCGGCTCGTGGACAGAAGATAGATCGGCATACATTACGATAGACCATGACGGAGAGGTGCATTTATGGGAAGTAGAAACGCCAGATTAAAAATTCTCTTTGCCATACAAGGAACAGGCAACGGCCACATAGCGCGTTCGCGGGAGATAATTCCCCGACTCGCAAAATACGCGGATATCGATGTACTCGTCAGCGGATATCAATATCAGTTAGATATACGCCATCCTGTTACATACGCATTCAAGGGCGTATCGTTTGTTTTTGGAGAAAAAGGAGAGATTGATTACTGGAAAACGCTCGCACGCTTAGATCTGCGCCAGGCGCATAAAGACCTACGATCGCTCCCAAAAAAGAAATACGACCTTGTCGTGTCCGATTTTGAGCCGATAAGCGCGCGGTTTGCCGAAAAATACGGCATCCCATCCGTCCATATATCACACGAGATAGCACTTCTGTCTCCTCAAAGTCCGCGGCCGGGATGGGACATCCTGGCAGAACTTGTTATTTCGCTCTACGCGCCATGCGACAAAACGATAGGCATACACTATAAAAAATATGACGCGACCATGGTAACGCCCATCATACGAGACAAGATACGGAAAGCACGGGAAAAGAAAAACAACAACGAGTACTACCTCGCGTATCTCCACGCATTTAGCGACGAGCGTCTTATATCAGTATTTTCAAAAACGAAAGAACGCTGGATAATCGTTTCCAAATATATCAAGCGCCCCAAACAGATAAACAAAAATATTTTTATGCTG
The DNA window shown above is from Candidatus Niyogibacteria bacterium CG10_big_fil_rev_8_21_14_0_10_46_36 and carries:
- the rfbF gene encoding glucose-1-phosphate cytidylyltransferase produces the protein METNDTKNTKVVILAGGYGTRISEETAVRPKPMVEIGGKPILWHIMKMYAHFGYKDFVILCGYKSDVIKDYFSNYFLRKSDVTIDVLNQKLEVIKNGIEDWRVTLIDTGEKTLTGGRLKRAREYIGDDTFLMTYGDGVSNVDVLALVDFHKNEKALVTVTAVKSPGRFGTFHLKKGQTRIKNFREKPEDDGIRINGGFFVVEPKALDYIAGDDTSWELEPMQKLAERGELAGFHHDGFWHPMDTLRDKHVLEEMWQKGAPWNIWEK
- a CDS encoding glycosyl transferase — translated: MGSRNARLKILFAIQGTGNGHIARSREIIPRLAKYADIDVLVSGYQYQLDIRHPVTYAFKGVSFVFGEKGEIDYWKTLARLDLRQAHKDLRSLPKKKYDLVVSDFEPISARFAEKYGIPSVHISHEIALLSPQSPRPGWDILAELVISLYAPCDKTIGIHYKKYDATMVTPIIRDKIRKAREKKNNNEYYLAYLHAFSDERLISVFSKTKERWIIVSKYIKRPKQINKNIFMLPVGHESYEDIFAGARGVCFNTGFQATAEALFLGKKLYTVPQRGQHEQQCNAEALKEFGAWSSKKLKADYVREWIAEGKPTKQQDYSDPIPEIVERILDFT